In Thermodesulfovibrio thiophilus DSM 17215, a single genomic region encodes these proteins:
- a CDS encoding AAA family ATPase: MKIKKIETINEFGQFYDFNWPGNLYEFEKYNFFYGWNYSGKTTLSRIFRCLELKKLHSDYQNARFRIETDNGTLTQEDLDTDYPIRVFNEDFIEDNFDWNNEDAEIEPVLILGKESKDLENELIKKQKEKEDKEEKKRNKEQQKEEKENKIQDKLTRKASEIREILSITNQKEFDKNTLEQKINEIKDNFSEKILPEEELHSQRSFISSQKLDKINTPPITLKLSQFIDDVKQILNKKVTAQKIIEKLKQNGSLNQWVREGLELHKEENTCQFCGNPLTPERIEELNKHFSQEFDSLISAIEGKKDELDKYAESIKEYSLPDEARFYKEFQEKYKELLESFNQKKEEYVSTIKKLTEELERKKNKPFDVLSSDQSIDNNIENEIDDLFEKIQDLIREHNDKVDSFDRKKEESKEKIKLHYTAEFIRDENYFSLKQDIEKLGKEIKDLKDSIEKDEDGINNIESKISGLAIGAERLNEYLNKFFNDDFLKIEKTDNGKYKLYRNGRIAKNLSTGERNIISLIYFFIKLEETNFDSRNAIVFIDDPVSSLDANHMHRVYSFLNSKIKTLGQLFITTHNFDFFNLLKDMYRYDLQNKEGNFYLIQKIKVNQNYSSSIEKLPDLLKKFKSEYNYIFYILNTFNKLADKSRFDQLYLLPNILRRFFEMYLFMKYPDGEKFKNKANKFFGDDDNNEKNMTLKIMDEYSHEQNPEHSLRFPDIQELITAVEFVLKSLESKDKEHYDSLCNSCNM; encoded by the coding sequence ATGAAAATTAAAAAAATTGAAACAATAAATGAATTTGGTCAATTCTATGATTTTAACTGGCCAGGAAATTTATATGAATTTGAAAAATACAATTTTTTTTATGGATGGAATTATTCTGGTAAAACTACTTTGTCAAGAATATTTAGATGTTTGGAATTAAAAAAATTACACAGCGATTATCAAAATGCGAGATTTAGAATAGAAACTGATAATGGTACTTTAACGCAAGAAGATCTTGATACTGATTATCCGATTCGTGTCTTTAATGAAGATTTCATTGAAGATAACTTTGATTGGAATAATGAAGATGCAGAAATAGAGCCAGTATTAATTTTAGGTAAAGAATCAAAAGATCTAGAAAATGAATTAATAAAGAAACAAAAAGAAAAAGAAGATAAAGAAGAAAAAAAGAGAAACAAAGAGCAGCAAAAAGAAGAAAAGGAAAATAAAATTCAAGATAAACTTACTAGAAAAGCAAGCGAAATAAGAGAAATATTATCAATCACAAATCAAAAAGAATTTGATAAAAATACATTAGAACAAAAGATAAACGAGATAAAAGACAATTTTTCAGAAAAAATTTTACCTGAGGAAGAATTGCACAGCCAACGCAGTTTTATCTCCAGTCAAAAATTGGATAAAATCAATACTCCACCAATAACACTTAAACTTTCTCAATTTATAGATGATGTAAAACAAATACTGAATAAAAAAGTCACGGCTCAAAAAATTATAGAGAAACTAAAACAAAATGGCAGTTTAAATCAATGGGTAAGAGAAGGGCTTGAACTTCATAAAGAAGAAAATACGTGTCAATTTTGCGGGAATCCATTAACGCCTGAACGAATAGAAGAGTTAAACAAACATTTTTCACAAGAATTTGATTCGCTCATTAGCGCAATTGAAGGGAAAAAAGATGAATTAGATAAGTATGCAGAGTCGATAAAGGAATATTCCTTGCCGGATGAAGCAAGATTTTATAAAGAGTTTCAAGAAAAGTACAAAGAATTGTTGGAGAGTTTTAATCAGAAAAAGGAAGAATATGTAAGTACCATTAAAAAGTTGACAGAAGAATTAGAAAGGAAGAAAAATAAACCCTTTGATGTATTATCGAGTGATCAATCAATTGACAATAATATAGAAAATGAAATAGATGATTTATTTGAAAAGATTCAAGATTTAATTAGAGAGCATAATGACAAAGTAGATTCATTTGATCGGAAAAAAGAGGAATCAAAAGAAAAAATAAAATTGCATTACACTGCTGAATTTATTAGAGATGAAAATTATTTTTCTCTAAAACAAGATATTGAAAAATTGGGAAAAGAAATCAAGGATCTAAAGGATAGTATTGAAAAGGATGAAGATGGAATTAACAACATAGAGAGTAAAATTAGCGGTTTAGCGATTGGTGCAGAAAGATTAAATGAATATTTAAACAAATTTTTTAATGACGATTTCTTAAAAATAGAAAAGACCGATAATGGGAAATATAAACTTTACCGAAATGGTCGAATTGCTAAGAACTTAAGCACAGGTGAGAGAAATATTATTTCTCTGATATATTTTTTTATAAAACTCGAAGAAACTAACTTTGATTCACGAAATGCTATAGTTTTTATAGATGATCCCGTCTCCAGTCTTGATGCCAATCATATGCATAGAGTTTATTCTTTCTTAAATAGTAAAATTAAAACTTTAGGTCAGCTTTTTATTACAACTCATAATTTTGATTTTTTTAACTTACTTAAAGATATGTACAGATATGATTTACAAAATAAAGAAGGTAATTTCTACTTGATACAAAAAATAAAAGTCAATCAAAATTATTCCTCTTCTATTGAAAAACTTCCTGATCTTCTTAAAAAATTTAAAAGTGAATATAATTATATCTTTTACATATTAAATACTTTTAATAAATTAGCAGATAAATCAAGGTTCGACCAACTATATTTGCTCCCAAATATTCTAAGAAGATTTTTTGAAATGTATCTTTTTATGAAGTACCCTGATGGCGAAAAATTCAAGAATAAAGCAAATAAATTTTTTGGTGACGATGATAATAATGAAAAAAACATGACCCTTAAGATAATGGATGAATATTCCCATGAACAAAATCCAGAACATTCATTACGCTTTCCAGATATACAAGAATTAATTACTGCAGTAGAGTTTGTTTTAAAATCTTTGGAAAGTAAAGATAAAGAACATTATGATTCATTATGCAATTCGTGTAATATGTAA
- a CDS encoding helix-turn-helix domain-containing protein: MSKEILLIGKNIKRLRKQKGLSQDRLSKLANLSYNTVIKLELGGITNPSIDTLQKLAKALNVSVDDLLR; the protein is encoded by the coding sequence ATGTCAAAAGAGATTTTGCTGATAGGCAAAAATATAAAGAGATTAAGAAAACAAAAGGGCTTATCGCAAGACCGGCTTTCTAAATTGGCTAATCTTTCCTATAACACGGTCATAAAGCTGGAGTTGGGCGGTATCACCAACCCTTCAATTGATACGCTTCAAAAATTAGCCAAAGCCCTTAATGTTTCGGTTGATGATTTATTAAGGTAA
- the pgeF gene encoding peptidoglycan editing factor PgeF has product MRNYPEILKRNNIEAFFTEKIKNFEQFKNSLPIMKLYMPIQRHTDLIIVLRCYTKPAIADAIITDQREIFIGIKTADCLPVLIFDPENNIIGAVHAGWRGTAKGILKKTIIKMNEIYGCNPENLLIAMGPCIKGCCYEVGEEVVEALKRETPTEDYILKRNGRIHVDLSMANMLQVLVTGVKKENIWISEDCTYCKHDHYASYRFYGKTAEKQYGIIGML; this is encoded by the coding sequence ATGCGTAATTATCCGGAAATCCTGAAAAGAAATAATATAGAGGCTTTTTTTACAGAAAAAATAAAAAACTTCGAACAATTTAAAAATTCATTACCAATCATGAAACTTTATATGCCAATTCAGAGACATACAGACCTCATTATAGTTTTACGTTGTTATACAAAGCCAGCAATAGCAGATGCAATAATTACAGATCAAAGAGAAATATTCATAGGAATAAAGACAGCAGATTGTTTACCTGTATTGATATTTGATCCTGAAAACAACATAATTGGTGCAGTTCATGCTGGCTGGCGTGGAACAGCAAAAGGAATTTTAAAAAAAACAATTATTAAAATGAATGAAATTTATGGATGTAATCCTGAAAACCTTCTTATAGCAATGGGACCATGTATTAAAGGATGCTGTTATGAAGTGGGAGAGGAAGTAGTAGAAGCCTTAAAGAGAGAAACTCCCACAGAAGATTATATTTTAAAACGAAATGGTAGAATCCATGTTGATCTTTCTATGGCTAATATGCTCCAGGTTTTAGTAACAGGCGTTAAAAAAGAAAATATATGGATATCTGAGGATTGTACATACTGTAAACATGACCATTATGCTTCGTACAGATTTTACGGTAAAACAGCAGAAAAACAATACGGAATAATTGGAATGTTATAA
- a CDS encoding HD-GYP domain-containing protein, which yields MIKTKIVEISEKDLLKIDVNKLKVNKFLPFDVYVEDGGIRRKIFNKGAKFSNLFSQTLKEKGFTHVYIELSDEEVLDSYLAKKISPESALDSPIAFKNYSFSKENLYQIDRSLIIPGTEVNFPIYIIKNFNITKIVDVSAEKNSIIYNDTIPEEGDILIEKKDLPLFKEYLNSLEAKLNKADEQPNKELKEILVKENAKMAITDVLNEPRSGERIKKVENIVNNIIETIFDNPDSIYKLISLKGYDYYTYIHSVNVGVLSIGLGIQIGIDKDILYKLGIGAILHDLGKTQIPNEILNKQGRLNNTEYNIIKQHVLLGYKLLKEQKEFPEESSSAVLQHHEKLSGKGYPFGLKGSEIKLFGRITAIADCYDALTTQRPYKPPLTPYFALSIIVKEKGDHDADLLKSFIKMLGKIK from the coding sequence ATGATTAAAACAAAAATAGTAGAAATTTCTGAAAAAGATTTATTAAAAATTGATGTTAATAAATTGAAAGTCAATAAATTTTTACCTTTTGATGTCTATGTTGAAGACGGCGGAATAAGAAGAAAAATCTTTAATAAAGGAGCTAAGTTTTCAAATCTTTTTTCCCAAACTCTTAAAGAAAAAGGGTTCACCCATGTTTATATTGAATTATCCGATGAAGAGGTTCTTGATTCTTATCTTGCAAAAAAAATCTCTCCTGAATCAGCTCTTGATTCACCAATTGCTTTCAAGAATTACTCTTTTTCCAAAGAAAATCTTTATCAAATAGACAGGTCATTAATAATTCCAGGAACAGAAGTCAATTTCCCAATTTATATTATTAAAAACTTTAACATTACAAAAATTGTTGATGTTTCTGCTGAAAAAAATTCTATCATCTATAATGATACTATTCCTGAAGAGGGTGATATTTTAATTGAAAAAAAAGATTTACCCCTTTTTAAAGAATATCTTAATTCTCTTGAAGCTAAACTCAATAAAGCAGATGAGCAACCTAATAAGGAATTAAAGGAGATCTTAGTAAAAGAAAACGCTAAAATGGCAATTACTGATGTATTAAATGAGCCAAGAAGTGGAGAAAGAATAAAAAAAGTAGAAAATATTGTAAACAATATCATAGAGACTATTTTTGATAATCCGGATTCCATATATAAACTTATTAGTTTAAAAGGTTACGATTATTACACATATATTCATTCTGTTAATGTTGGAGTTCTATCAATAGGGCTTGGAATACAAATAGGAATTGATAAAGATATCTTATATAAACTCGGGATAGGAGCAATCTTGCATGACCTGGGAAAAACACAGATTCCAAATGAAATACTAAATAAACAGGGCAGGTTAAATAACACAGAATATAATATTATAAAACAACATGTTTTATTGGGATATAAACTGCTTAAAGAACAGAAAGAATTTCCTGAAGAATCTTCCTCAGCAGTTCTTCAGCACCACGAGAAACTTTCAGGAAAGGGCTATCCTTTTGGTTTAAAGGGATCAGAAATAAAACTTTTTGGAAGAATTACAGCTATTGCAGACTGTTATGACGCTTTAACAACTCAAAGACCTTATAAACCTCCTCTGACTCCTTATTTTGCTTTATCCATAATAGTTAAGGAAAAAGGTGATCATGACGCTGACCTTCTAAAGAGTTTTATAAAAATGCTCGGTAAAATAAAATGA
- a CDS encoding replication-associated recombination protein A: MNDLFDTPTQNHKTEPLAYRMAPRNLDEYIGQSHVLSEGKLLRRAIDSDRITSLILYGPPGTGKTALARIIASKTKAHFQWLNATTLNIEEIRKNLAFARQRRNKGEKTILFIDEIHRLNRVSQDALLPDIEEGNIILIGATIENPFFYLNSALLSRSHVFELKHLLEEDIITILTRALKDKERGFGNVKIDITPEALSHIAKSSDGDARKALSALEIAVLTTQPDKDGIIKIDTKIAEESIQKKHIVYDRSGDEHYDTASAFIKSMRGSDPDATVYWLAKMIYAGEDPRFIARRIIIAASEDVGIADPMALIVATQASQAVEIIGMPEARIILAHAALYVALAPKSNACYRAIEEALKDIETGMTLPVPEHLKDANYPGAKKLGHGKGYKYPHDYGGYVKQDYLPEKKKYYKP, translated from the coding sequence ATGAATGATTTATTTGATACCCCCACGCAAAATCACAAAACAGAACCTCTTGCCTATAGAATGGCTCCAAGAAACCTTGATGAATATATTGGGCAGAGTCATGTTCTTTCAGAGGGAAAACTTCTCAGAAGAGCAATTGATTCAGATAGAATAACATCTTTAATTTTATATGGTCCTCCAGGAACGGGTAAGACAGCTCTTGCAAGAATAATTGCCAGCAAAACAAAAGCACATTTTCAATGGTTGAATGCTACAACATTAAATATTGAAGAAATAAGGAAAAATTTAGCTTTTGCAAGACAGAGACGAAATAAAGGTGAAAAAACAATCCTTTTTATTGATGAAATTCACAGGCTTAACAGGGTGTCCCAGGATGCCTTGCTTCCTGATATTGAAGAAGGTAACATTATACTGATTGGTGCAACAATAGAAAATCCTTTTTTTTATCTGAATTCCGCACTTCTTTCAAGAAGTCATGTGTTTGAACTTAAACATCTATTAGAGGAAGATATCATCACAATTCTTACAAGAGCTTTAAAAGACAAAGAGAGAGGATTTGGGAATGTAAAAATTGATATTACTCCTGAAGCACTATCTCATATTGCGAAGTCTTCAGACGGAGATGCGAGAAAAGCTCTTTCTGCACTTGAAATAGCTGTACTAACAACTCAACCAGATAAAGATGGCATTATTAAAATTGATACCAAAATAGCAGAGGAAAGCATTCAGAAAAAACACATTGTCTATGACAGATCAGGAGATGAACATTATGACACTGCTTCAGCTTTTATAAAAAGCATGCGCGGAAGTGATCCAGACGCTACTGTTTACTGGCTTGCAAAAATGATTTATGCAGGTGAAGACCCTCGTTTTATTGCTCGTAGAATTATAATTGCGGCAAGTGAGGATGTTGGTATTGCTGACCCGATGGCATTGATAGTTGCAACACAAGCATCTCAAGCAGTAGAAATTATCGGGATGCCTGAAGCAAGGATAATTCTTGCACATGCTGCGCTTTATGTGGCTTTAGCTCCAAAAAGTAACGCCTGTTACAGAGCTATTGAAGAAGCTTTGAAAGATATTGAAACCGGTATGACGCTTCCTGTTCCAGAGCATCTAAAAGATGCCAATTATCCAGGAGCCAAAAAACTTGGACATGGGAAAGGTTATAAGTATCCTCATGACTATGGAGGCTATGTAAAGCAGGATTATCTGCCAGAGAAGAAGAAATACTATAAACCCTAA
- a CDS encoding radical SAM protein: protein MKICEIFASIQGESSLVGIPMIFIRLTGCNLRCRYCDTQYSYSEGEELSVDQVIDKVKQFKLKYIEITGGEPLLQNEVYELMNNLVKSYNVVLETNGSVSINKVNPQVKIVMDIKTPGSGMNHRNYLKNINCLKKTDEVKFVIADREDYEWTKEFINTHTFNAEEILFSPVFEILDPSELSKWIIQDSLSVRLNLQIHKYIFGDKRGV from the coding sequence ATGAAAATCTGCGAAATATTTGCAAGCATTCAGGGGGAGAGTTCCCTGGTTGGTATTCCAATGATATTTATAAGGCTTACAGGATGCAATCTAAGGTGTAGGTACTGTGATACACAGTATTCTTACTCAGAAGGTGAAGAGCTTTCAGTTGATCAGGTTATCGATAAAGTGAAACAGTTTAAACTTAAATATATCGAAATAACAGGAGGAGAACCACTTCTACAGAATGAAGTGTATGAATTAATGAATAATCTTGTTAAATCGTATAATGTTGTTCTTGAGACAAATGGTTCTGTTTCTATTAACAAAGTCAATCCTCAAGTAAAAATAGTGATGGATATTAAAACTCCTGGAAGCGGAATGAATCATAGAAACTATCTTAAAAATATAAATTGTCTCAAAAAAACTGATGAAGTTAAGTTTGTTATAGCTGATAGAGAGGACTATGAATGGACAAAGGAATTTATCAACACCCACACTTTCAATGCTGAAGAGATTTTATTTTCGCCTGTATTTGAAATTCTTGATCCATCAGAGCTTTCAAAATGGATAATTCAAGATTCTCTTTCAGTCAGGCTGAATTTACAGATTCATAAATATATTTTTGGAGATAAACGCGGTGTTTAG
- a CDS encoding metal-dependent hydrolase — protein MDPVTHFLSGFVLGKAITKHKILFAVILVSSIIPDIDIIMRLTSKELFLIYHRGITHGIAALFLFPFIPAIIFRKKISFLKTYTVTFSAYALHLFLDLTNQYGTKILSPFDWTSYSLALTFIIDPYILLPLLLAVLLSIKFKKQAKFLYVFSMIFIAIYIGTKAYLKAEAKDFLKQKIEAHQYRVYPLPNDFLRWWFVSRYSDEYITGFVDLFTRRVYIDERIKIKNDSAVDKSKDTESVKALLSFATHPVAEIKHEGNTTVVIWQDLSYGFLPDNRFSAKVWLQKTSQGYRIINSTLKI, from the coding sequence ATGGATCCGGTTACTCATTTTCTTTCAGGCTTTGTTCTTGGTAAAGCAATAACAAAACATAAAATACTTTTTGCTGTAATTCTGGTCAGTTCAATTATTCCTGATATCGACATTATTATGAGGCTTACCAGTAAAGAATTATTTTTAATATATCATAGAGGCATTACTCATGGAATTGCAGCTCTGTTTTTATTTCCTTTTATACCTGCTATTATTTTCAGAAAAAAAATTTCTTTTTTAAAAACTTATACAGTTACATTTTCAGCATATGCTTTGCATTTATTTTTAGATCTTACAAATCAATATGGAACAAAAATTTTATCTCCCTTTGACTGGACTTCGTATAGTCTGGCTTTAACATTTATAATTGATCCATATATTTTACTTCCTTTGTTATTAGCAGTTTTATTGTCAATTAAATTCAAAAAACAGGCAAAGTTTTTATACGTGTTTTCGATGATTTTTATTGCTATATATATTGGAACAAAAGCATATCTAAAAGCTGAAGCAAAGGATTTCCTTAAACAAAAAATTGAAGCTCATCAATACAGAGTATATCCTCTTCCAAATGATTTTTTAAGGTGGTGGTTTGTTTCAAGATATTCAGATGAATACATTACTGGATTTGTTGACCTTTTTACCAGGCGTGTTTATATTGATGAAAGAATTAAAATCAAAAATGATTCTGCAGTTGATAAATCAAAAGATACCGAATCTGTAAAGGCTTTGCTTTCATTTGCAACTCATCCAGTTGCCGAGATTAAACATGAAGGGAATACAACTGTTGTGATCTGGCAGGATCTTTCCTATGGATTTCTACCGGATAACAGATTTTCAGCAAAAGTCTGGTTACAAAAAACTTCTCAGGGCTATAGAATAATAAATTCAACTTTAAAGATATGA
- the atpB gene encoding F0F1 ATP synthase subunit A codes for MEAPTFLGMLIPSVPPYVSYSWLAIVFLILIALIVRARLSLIPSGLQNFMEFIMEFIITQARDAVGPKSKTFIPLLGTLFLYILTCNLFGLIPGFESPTGNLNTNASLAVPVFFIYQFYGFKVHGIKYLGFFLGPIRNIYAIPFMLFMFIVEWISHLARPITLSVRLFGNMMSKHLLLMVLGVLTPLLVPTLVLILGAAVSLIQAYIFMILTAAYIGGAVEEHH; via the coding sequence GTGGAAGCACCAACTTTTTTAGGAATGTTGATTCCCAGCGTTCCACCTTATGTTAGTTATTCTTGGTTAGCCATTGTATTTCTTATCTTGATTGCTTTAATTGTTAGAGCAAGACTATCTTTAATTCCTTCTGGTTTACAAAATTTTATGGAATTCATTATGGAGTTCATTATCACGCAAGCACGAGATGCTGTAGGTCCTAAATCAAAAACTTTTATTCCGCTTCTTGGTACTCTGTTTTTGTACATTTTAACCTGTAATTTATTCGGTCTTATTCCTGGATTTGAGTCTCCAACAGGAAATCTTAATACAAATGCTTCACTTGCTGTCCCTGTCTTTTTTATTTATCAATTTTATGGTTTCAAGGTTCACGGAATAAAATATCTTGGATTCTTTTTAGGTCCTATTAGAAATATTTATGCGATCCCTTTCATGCTGTTTATGTTTATCGTAGAATGGATTAGCCATCTTGCCAGACCTATTACTCTGTCTGTCAGGCTTTTTGGTAATATGATGAGCAAACATCTTTTATTAATGGTTCTTGGTGTGCTGACTCCTTTACTTGTTCCAACACTTGTTCTTATTTTAGGAGCAGCGGTTAGTTTAATTCAGGCATATATATTTATGATACTTACAGCTGCCTATATTGGTGGTGCTGTAGAAGAACATCATTAA
- a CDS encoding zinc dependent phospholipase C family protein has product MILPESAYAWGPLTHAYLSQQIFFVPAMLPAELLTTLKHYKEYFIYGNLIPDIVIGKKYLPEDKNPHSWKTGLRLLKEAKIPEETSFAYGYLTHLAADAVLHNDIKNLTTLKHTLFELKADRIIDRYYWIQIMTINKKVKKTSEKFFEQAVSSNFLSLKTNTKIYKSLIFLSAFNIGELKNTELFDSLHLKSLSAMIELLNNRENSEIINLPPHN; this is encoded by the coding sequence TTGATACTTCCTGAATCAGCCTACGCGTGGGGGCCTCTGACTCATGCATATTTATCTCAACAAATATTTTTCGTTCCTGCCATGCTTCCTGCAGAATTACTCACTACATTAAAACATTATAAAGAATATTTTATCTATGGAAATCTAATACCTGATATAGTAATTGGTAAAAAATATCTACCTGAGGATAAAAATCCTCATTCATGGAAAACCGGGCTTAGACTGCTTAAGGAAGCTAAAATTCCGGAAGAAACATCTTTTGCCTATGGATATTTAACTCATCTGGCTGCTGATGCAGTACTTCATAATGATATTAAAAATTTAACCACTCTTAAGCATACATTATTTGAGCTCAAGGCAGATAGAATTATTGATAGGTATTACTGGATACAGATTATGACCATTAACAAAAAGGTTAAAAAAACAAGCGAAAAATTTTTTGAACAGGCCGTAAGCAGCAATTTTCTATCTTTGAAAACAAATACAAAAATTTATAAATCTTTAATTTTTCTTTCAGCTTTTAATATTGGAGAATTAAAAAATACAGAATTATTTGATTCATTGCATTTGAAATCCTTATCTGCAATGATAGAGTTGTTAAATAACAGAGAAAATTCAGAAATAATTAATCTTCCACCACATAATTAA
- the pth gene encoding aminoacyl-tRNA hydrolase translates to MIVVVGLGNPGRKYAKTKHNVGFMVVDALVRKYNFSEFRNKYDYFIAEGRVENHDIVMIKPATYMNLSGNVVKKVINKTIINSLPDSLIVIHDDMDLPIGKIKIKKNGSSGGHKGVQSIIDSLGTNNFIRVKIGIGKDLFQDGSDYVLSPFTKEQQAVIKEKISQAADAIIVIINEGVDKAMTIYNRN, encoded by the coding sequence ATGATAGTTGTTGTAGGGCTGGGAAATCCTGGTAGAAAATATGCTAAAACAAAGCATAATGTTGGATTTATGGTAGTTGATGCATTAGTAAGAAAATACAACTTTTCAGAGTTTAGAAATAAATATGATTACTTTATTGCAGAAGGCAGAGTTGAAAATCATGATATTGTCATGATAAAGCCAGCTACTTATATGAATTTAAGTGGTAACGTTGTAAAAAAAGTAATAAATAAAACTATAATAAATTCGCTGCCAGACTCTTTAATTGTCATCCATGATGATATGGATTTGCCGATTGGGAAAATTAAAATAAAGAAAAATGGTTCATCAGGAGGGCACAAGGGAGTGCAGTCAATTATTGACAGTCTTGGTACTAATAATTTTATAAGAGTAAAAATAGGTATTGGTAAAGACCTCTTTCAGGATGGTTCAGATTATGTGCTCAGTCCATTTACAAAGGAACAACAGGCTGTTATTAAAGAGAAAATTTCTCAGGCAGCAGATGCAATTATTGTTATAATTAATGAGGGTGTTGATAAAGCTATGACTATTTATAACAGAAATTAA
- a CDS encoding 50S ribosomal protein L25, with product MEKFVLNVEKRERTGKGVARQLRNQGIIPCVIYKSGQSTPVQVSKKELTGFMNIATREKLFVTLKMNGSEKKAILQDYQVDPVSGKLLHVDFMEVSATEKIRVSVPVVLVGEPIGTKEDKGVLQHVISEIEIEAIPEKIPGHIEVDVSALKVGDAIHVKDIIFEEEIKLISNPEDVIATVTVEAEEEIAPVIEEEPAEPEVIKKGKKAEEESEEEK from the coding sequence ATGGAGAAATTTGTTTTAAATGTAGAAAAAAGAGAAAGGACAGGAAAAGGAGTTGCAAGACAGTTAAGAAATCAGGGAATTATTCCATGTGTTATTTATAAAAGCGGGCAGTCAACTCCTGTTCAGGTATCTAAAAAGGAACTTACAGGATTTATGAACATCGCCACAAGGGAAAAATTATTCGTTACACTTAAAATGAATGGAAGTGAAAAAAAAGCAATACTCCAGGATTATCAGGTTGATCCTGTTAGTGGAAAACTATTACATGTTGATTTTATGGAAGTTAGTGCTACTGAAAAAATCAGGGTTTCAGTACCGGTTGTTCTTGTTGGTGAACCAATAGGAACAAAAGAAGATAAGGGAGTTCTTCAGCATGTAATTTCAGAAATTGAAATCGAGGCAATTCCTGAAAAAATACCTGGTCATATTGAAGTTGATGTTTCTGCATTAAAAGTTGGAGATGCTATACACGTAAAAGATATTATATTTGAAGAGGAAATAAAACTAATATCAAATCCTGAAGATGTTATTGCAACAGTTACAGTTGAAGCAGAAGAAGAGATTGCGCCAGTTATAGAAGAAGAACCAGCTGAACCTGAGGTTATAAAGAAAGGCAAGAAAGCCGAAGAAGAATCTGAAGAAGAAAAATAG
- a CDS encoding ribose-phosphate pyrophosphokinase, which translates to MPDGIKLITGNANPELAKKVSDYLEIPLTETTVSSFSDGEIMVQIKENVRGSDAFVIQPTCTPVNHNLMEVLLIIDALKRASARRITAVMPYYGYARQDRKVQPRVPISAKLVANLIATAGANRVLSIDLHAGQIQGFFDIPVDHLYAAPVILDYLKKNNLVNNIIVVSPDAGGTERARTFAKKINAPLAIIDKRRDAPNVSKVMHVIGDVKDKDALIIDDMIDTGGTMIQAAQALKDNGAQRVFAACTHAVLSGPAIDRINNSVLEEMIVTDTIPVYDKKERCPKIKVLTVAYLLGEAIKRIHEETSISSLFV; encoded by the coding sequence ATGCCTGATGGTATTAAATTGATCACTGGAAATGCCAATCCTGAGCTTGCAAAAAAGGTGAGTGATTATTTAGAAATTCCTTTAACTGAGACAACTGTAAGCAGTTTTAGCGATGGAGAAATAATGGTTCAGATTAAAGAAAATGTACGCGGTTCTGATGCTTTTGTTATTCAGCCAACTTGTACACCTGTAAATCATAACCTTATGGAAGTTCTTTTAATAATTGATGCACTGAAAAGAGCCTCTGCAAGAAGAATAACAGCAGTTATGCCATACTATGGTTATGCAAGACAGGATAGAAAGGTGCAACCACGCGTACCTATATCAGCAAAGCTTGTGGCAAACTTGATAGCAACTGCTGGAGCTAACCGAGTGCTTTCAATTGACCTGCATGCTGGACAGATTCAGGGATTTTTTGATATTCCTGTAGATCATCTTTATGCTGCTCCTGTAATTCTGGATTATCTGAAAAAAAATAATCTTGTTAACAATATAATCGTAGTATCACCTGATGCAGGAGGAACAGAAAGAGCACGAACATTTGCAAAAAAAATCAACGCACCTCTGGCAATAATTGACAAAAGGCGGGATGCTCCAAATGTATCAAAGGTCATGCATGTTATTGGTGACGTGAAAGATAAGGATGCTTTAATAATTGATGATATGATTGATACAGGTGGAACAATGATTCAGGCTGCTCAGGCATTAAAAGATAATGGTGCACAAAGAGTTTTTGCTGCTTGTACTCATGCAGTATTGTCAGGTCCTGCAATCGATAGAATTAATAATTCAGTTTTGGAAGAAATGATAGTGACTGATACAATTCCAGTTTATGATAAAAAAGAAAGATGTCCCAAAATAAAAGTTCTTACAGTTGCATATCTTTTAGGAGAAGCCATAAAAAGAATTCATGAAGAAACTTCAATAAGTTCACTATTTGTATAA